The Microcystis aeruginosa NIES-843 sequence GGCTTGAGCCGCCTTCAATTTTTGGTACAGCAAAGGACTCTTTTCTCTACAAGACTGTTGTAGTTGCTGAAACTCGGCTTCACCCTTTTTCAGATAGGCATTGACAAGCTCTCGATTGGCCAGATAGAAAGCGATCGCGCCATAAACCTGTTCGAGGGAAAGGAGTGGGAAATTTTGGGCAATACTTTCGGGCGATTCTCCGTTCAAGAAAGAATAGACAACTGAATCAAGGGAGATACGAGTTCCTTCGAGCCAATATTCTTCTTCTCGTTGCTCGATGTACTGCTTTGTTGGGATGGAGGCTAATTTCATAGGAGTAATGTTGCTGTTTAGCTAAAAGGATAAGAAATCCCATTACCGAGTAGGAATACCATTGCTAGGACTGGGGTATAGATTTTTGGAGATGTCTATTTATTATGATGATATTAGCGTCGAGAACGACGAATTTGAGCCTCACTCGTCTAAATCCTTTCTCTTATTTGTTCTGTCCGCTTCACACATCTGACGAAACTCACGAACAATATCGTCTTCGGAAATTCCCTTTTGACTTAACAGGTACT is a genomic window containing:
- a CDS encoding DUF433 domain-containing protein, which encodes MKLASIPTKQYIEQREEEYWLEGTRISLDSVVYSFLNGESPESIAQNFPLLSLEQVYGAIAFYLANRELVNAYLKKGEAEFQQLQQSCREKSPLLYQKLKAAQAYNMCLKNSNFLEEGYNYHNILSQSQF